Genomic segment of Streptomyces longhuiensis:
CACGCATCGTCACACTCCCGGCCCCCACCGACACCACGGTCCGCACCGCCGTCGAACAAGCCCTCACCACCAACACGGTGCTGCAGCTGACCTATACCGACGCCGCCGGACACAAAAGTCTCCGCGCAGTCGAACCCGCCGGACTGCTCACCGCCAGCGGCCACTGGTACCTCATCGGTTGGTGCCGCACCCGGCAAGCCGGCCGAGGCTTCCGACTCGACCGCATCACAGCCGCCACCTCAACCGGCGAGCAAGCACAACCCCATGACCTGACCGAACTACTCCGCGGGTCCACCGCGGCCCATGCGATACAACCCAGCGCCCTCGCCCCGCTCACTCCCCCACCATGAAGGAACCCGAGCCCTCCGGATCGAGGTCAGGACACCCTGGTCCACCCCTGTGTCACCAGCTGCGCGAAGACGTGATCAGGCCGGCTGCCACAGCTCGACCCGATTGCCCTCAGGATCGGTGACCCAGCCGAATCGACCGACACCCTCCATGTCCTGCGTTCCCTCGGCCACGTCCGCGCCCTTGGCGCGCAATTGCGCGAGCATCGCATCCAGGTCGCGCACCCGGAAGTTGAGCATGGTCTGCTGAGTGCGGGACCCGAAGTAGTCGGTCCCCGACTCGAACGCCGCGAACACCGTGGGCCCGGCTCCCTGACGCCACAGGCCGTGCTCATCGGCGTCCAGGCCCAGACAGTCGCGATACCAAGCGCTCAGGGCCGCCGGGTCGCCGGCCCGCAAGAAATACCCACCGATACCAAGCACACGTTCCATGCCGCCATCTTGCCAGGACGGGCGATCGGGCGGGCAGGCACCACACCATCGCCCGCTGCACCTCTGGATGGGACCTACCCCTGGTTCCCAGGGTGCCTACCCGGCGTTGTGCACGACCTGCGCCAACTCCCCGGCGGACTCCGGGGTGAGACGGTAGAACCCCTGGAGGCCGATCGAGCGCTCGAGTCGGCCGTCCACCACGTGTTTCAGATTCCGGGTCCGCCCTCGGCGGTTGCGCCAGGTGAGCACCGTCAGAAGTTCGCCGGGGATCGGTGTATCGAAGCGGACGGGCGTCGCGTCCACGTGCACCGCCGAGGCACCACAGCCGCCCGCCCCAAGCGCAGACCAGTCTCCGTGCCCGGGGAACGCCGGGTCCTGCCACGTCACGGGTGCAGTGCCGCAGCAGGCCCTCCGCTCCATGTCGAGCACCTTCAATCGGCTCACCACGAACACCTCCCCGCGATGGACATGCACCGCGAACACCTCGTCCCCGGCACGGGCAGCCGACCAGGAAGGGAGGGAGGTATGGATGCCGCTGAATGCGACCGGCGGCCGCTCACCCACGCGGTCGGCCTTGCGCAGGGCACGGCACGTGTCATGGGTCCAGAGCACGGTGAAGGCGTCAGGCATGCGGTGATCCTACGAACGGGGACGGACAACCCCCTGCGGACGGCGCACTGCGCCGCCGAATCTGCGGGCGCAGCGCTCAGCGACGCCGGCTGGACACTCTCCTCCTCACCCATCACGCAGAGGGCGACGGCTCGGTACCCGTCACGGAGATCGCTCCTTCTCTTTCAAAATCGACGGTCCCTTCAGTCGTAGCGCCAAGGGAAGATCTCCACCGAATTCGAGCCCATCAGGGTCGCATCATGGATATGCGGCGCGACACCGTCCCACCCCTCCGAAAAAACATGGTGTCGCGTCGCATTTCGCTGCCGACTGCTCGCTTCCGGGCGCGGCCCTCCCCGTACGCAGCGGTCGACCCATGACGATCGTCACTCGGTCCGGTGACGTCCGGGACATGGGAGTGCGGAGAAAAGGCATACGGATTCGGCCCTTTTTCAGGGTCACCCTGGATTACGTAGGCAGGGGCTTGCATTCGCCGGAAAATAGACAAACGGAGATCCCATGCACGCATCCAGCGGCATCGCCATTCTGTACCGACATCCTCGCGCAGCCGCCGAGGCCCGAACCGCGCTGCACGAGATAGCACCCACCGGTTCCTCCGGGGCGGACACGGCAGCCCTCCTGCTGACCGAGGTGGTCTCGAACGCCGTCCGCCATGGCAAGGGAACGGCGATCAGGGTAGCTGTCGGCTTCGACCCCTCCGCCGACGTGATCACTGGTGCTGTCTTCGACAGGGAACCCGGGATGACCTCGGGCGACCGGGCCGGCCTCGCCGACGAAGACCAGGACATGGAGTCCGGACGCGGGCTCGACCTCCTGGACGCCGCCTCACAGGCGTGGGGCGTCGCGACGGCGGGAGACCGCGGCAAGTGGGTGTGGTTCCAGGTCCCCGCGACATGACCCCCAGGGCCGCCCTCGCCACACTCCTGGCGAGGCGGGACGACGGTTGCAACGGAGCAACGGCCGCATCGGAGCCGTCACATGGTGTCGGGCGGGGCGATGGGCAGGTGGAGTTCCACCCGGAATCCCTCGCCCTCAGGGCCGGCGGTCAGTTCCCCTCCGAGCAAGGACGCACGTTCGTCAAGGCCGAGCAGGCCGTTGCCGCCGCTGGGGAGTTCGTCGGCGGGCGGCCCGGAAGCCGGACCGTTGGTCACCGTGAGGTCCACCGTGTCAGGACCGCACCTCAATTCGATCCCGACCTCCGCTCCCGGAGCGTACTTGGCCGCATTGGTGAGCGACTCCTGAAGAGTCCGGTAGAGGGTCTGCTGCACCAGCGTGGGCAGCGACCCCGGCTCCCCCTCCATGCTGAGGTCAGCGTGCAGCCCGGCCCGTCGGGCGCTGCGCACCAGGTCGTCGAGGTCGCCGGCGTCCACCTGCGGAGCGCGCGGTGTGGACCGACCCGCACGGTCGGGGGTGAGCACTCCGAGAATCGCGCGCAACTCCTCAAGGGCACGACGCCCCTCGTACCGGATCTGTTCCGCGTCGTCCGCGACTTCGCGGTTCGCCGACCCGGCTCCTACGCGCAGCGCTGCGGCCAGCAGCACGATGTGCCCGACCCGGTGGGCCACCACGTCGTGCATGTCCCGGGCGATACGGCTCCGTTCGTTGACCCGCGCCTGCTCGACCAGCAGCACGTGCTCGCGCTCCCTCGTGGCGAGCTCGGCCTGCGCGGCCACGGCCAGGTCGCGGCGGAGGGCGACGGCGTAGCCGACGACCAGCGGCCCGACGACCAGCGCCAGCGAGTACGCGGCTCCCCGGAAGTCCCACGCTCCACCGAGCCACAGGGCTCCTGCGTCCGACAGACAACCCAGGCCGGCGAACCAGGCGAGCAGCCTCCATCGGTTCGGGTACGTGGATCCCACTGTGTACAACGCGACGGCAAGGGCCGTGGGGGTGAAGAGAAGGAGGTGGCACAGTACGACGAGCCACCCGATCACGACGGTCCGCTTGTGTCTCCACCACAGCAGGAGTCCGACGGCGCCGGAGAGCAATGCGACCGTCACGGTGGGAGCCCCCGTGAGAAGGCCGTTCGAGGGCTTGACCCAGCTGTTTCCGAACCCCACGACCGCGGCGACTGCCGCCACCGTCGCGTCCGTCCGCCGCAAGGACGACGGCGTCGCATCCTGCCACACGGACCTGGGCACGGGGCCCTGCTCCCTCCGCGCCGCCCGCCCGGACGTGCTGTTCAGCGCTCCATTCCCGCCCGGTACGCCAGGCGGGCCGCCTGGACCCGGTTGTCCGCCCCGATCTTCGACAGGATGCGGCTCACCTGGTTCTTCACGGTTCCTTCGCTGGCGTGGAGTTCCTTGCCGATGTCCGCATTGGACATGCCCCGTCCGATGAGGCCGAGGATCTCCCGCTCCCGCGCGGTCAACGAGTCGAGGGCCCGCTGTTCCCGAGTCGTCAGCCGGACTGCGTGCTGGGCGAGCTGCTCCATGACGCGCCCTGTGACCGAGGGGTCGAGGGTCGACTTGCCGGCGGCCACAAGACGCACCGACCGCAGCAACTCCTCGGGGGGCGTGTCCTTGAGCAGAAATCCGCTGGCTCCCGCGCTCACCGCCTCATCCACGTACTCGTCTTCCGCGAACATGGTGAGAATGAGAACCCGGGGCGGATCCGGGAGCGCCTGAAGCTCGCGGGTGGCGGCGATGCCGTCCATGCCCGGCATCCGAATGTCGAGAAGCGCCACATCAGGGCGGAGGCGGCGCGCCGCGTCGACGGCGCTGCGTCCGTCCCACGCCTGGTCCACCACGTGGATGTCGTCCGCGGAGGAAAGAATGTCGCTCAGTCCCCGGCGGACGATCTCGCTGTCGTCGGCGACCAGGACATGGATCACCATGGGCGACCACCTCTCACGCTCAGCGCTCCGCCAGCCACGGGCCAAGTCGATAATGCCGACAGACTAGCTCATTTCGGAATTTCTTCATCGAAGTGCCCTATTCGATTCGGGGGTCGGGAACTCCCGGTCGCTCAGGGGCGCCTGTGTGTCTTGACCAAGGTCACTCGCCCACTGTCGCCGGATCCGCGCCCTTCCATGCCGCGCGCAGCAACCCTCGTAGGGCGTCGGCTGTGACCGGACGCGGATTGTCCGCCGGCGCCGCCTCCAGGATCGCCGGCACCGCGTCGTCGATGTCCGGCTCGGTGAGGCCGTAGTCCCGCAATGCCGTCGGTGCGTCCACGGCCCGGCGCAACCGCCGCAGCCCTTCGAGCGCCGAGCCCGTGCCGAAGGCCTCCGCGATCCTGCGCTCGGCGTGCGGTGCGGCGGGGGCGTTGAAGGCGAGCACGTACGGCAGGACGACGGCGTGTGTCTGGGCGTGTGGCAGGGCATAGCGGCCGCCGAGTACATGGCAGATCTTGTGGTGCAGGCCCGACCCCGCCGACGAGAACGCGACCGCTGACAGGTACGCCCCGTACAGCAGTTGCTCGCGGCCCTCGATGCAGGAGGGGTCGGTGACGATTGCGGGCAGTCCGGCGGCGAGCGCTCTGATACCTTCCCCGGCCAGCGTCCGGTCGACCGGGTCGGCGCGCGGGGCCCACATCGAATCGACGCAGTGGGCCAGGGCGTTGAGGCCGGATGCGACACTCATCGGCGCGGGAAGGGTGAGGGTGAGGGTCGCGTCGTAGACGATCGCGCGCGGCAGCACGCGGGCGTCGACGCCCGTCGTCTTGCGGCCGCCCTCGGTGAGTCCCCACACGCTGGTCGCTTCCGACCCCGCGTACGTGGTGGGTACGGCCACGATCGGCAGCCCGGTCGTGAGCGCGACGGCCTTGGCCAGGCCGGTCGTCGAGCCGCCTCCGACACAGACCAGCACGTCCGCATCGTGCCGGGCCGCTGCCTCCCGGGCCCGTTCGGCTGTGGCGAGCGGGACGTGCATCGCCACGTCGTCGTGGTGCACGACCACCGGGACGTCGGCGGTGACGGACTTGGCCCGTTCGGCTTCGCGTGACGTCGCGATGACCATCACGCGGGTGCCGCTGAGCTGTTCGACCTCGGTGCGCACGGCCGCGCGTGCGTCGCCGGGGGCGAAGTGGACGCGCTGCGGCAGCGTCTCGTGCTCGAATCGCATGGGTCGTTCCCCTTCTGGTTCCGATTCCTGCTCCGCATCCCGCTTCGATTCCTGCTCCGACGGTCGCGTCACGCGCGCCGCAATACGATGTCGAAGCGGACGCGGGTCCAGCTCAGGTGGGTGAGGGCACGGCCGTCGGGAGTGGGGGTGCCGGGTGCCTGCCGGTCGAACCTCTTGACGAGGGAGTCCTTGACGCCGAACACCGCGTCCTGCGCGAGGAGTTGGTCGCCTTCGACGAAGATGTGAGTGACCACTGCGCGGTGGCCGGGGGCGGTCGCCTTGAAGTGCAGATGGGACGCGCGGAGGGGGGAGCGTCCGGTCTTCTCCAGGAGCTCACCGACCGGCCCGTCGTGCGGGATCGAGTACGGGGTGGGGGTGAGTCCCCAGAACGCGTAACGCCCCTGGTCATCGGTGAAGAGATGGCCGCGGCCCGCTGTGCGGTCCGGCCCGTACTGCACGTCGTAGAGGCCGTCCTCGTCGGCTTCCCATACGTCGAGTCGGGCTCGCGCGACCGGTTTTCCGTCGGTGTCGGTGACGGTGCCCTCGACCCAGCAGGGCTCTCCCGGGGCTCCGCCCGCCAGGTCGCCGCCGACGGGGATCTCCGGGGCGCCGTCCACGAAGAACGGGCCGACCACCGTCGCCTCGGTCGCGCTCCCGGCGGCCTCGTGGTTGACGTTGATGGTCTGCATGGAGGCCCCGAGCACGTCGGACAGGAGCACGAACTCCTGACGCCGGTCGGTGGTGATGCGCCCGGCCGCGGTGAGGAAGTCGACGGCCTGCTGCCATTCGGCCTCCGTCAGCCGCACGTCACGGATGAAGCCGTGCAGGTGCCGGACCAGTGACTCCATCAGCTCCTTGAGACGCCGGTCCGGCGTGTCACGGAACGACGCCAGGACTGTATCCATCAACTCGTCCGCTACCTGGCACTGTTGCTCCGGCACGACGGTGCGGTCTTCGGAACCGCCTTGGGCCTGGTCTTGGGGCCCGGCCGTGGGAGGGCAGTCGGAATGACCAACGGTGTGATGTCCTGAGGGATCTACTGCGTTCTGCGGCGCGGACATGGAGCGGCTCCTCCTGCTCGTCGGCGTTGTCGCCGTTCACACGGTGGCAGACCGCTCGGCTTCGTAGCCGTGGATCCACCCATTGCCCACCGGCGGATGGGCCTCGGCCGACCCCGCGTCGCGGGCTTGTGCACGTCGGGCGACGGTCAGCCCCGCGGCTTCGGCGGGTCCAAGAGTGACACCAGCAATCCGGTGAACTCCATTGCCGCCCACGGCAGCCGTCGGCCCAGCATGGTCTGCACCTGCGCCTCACGCTGGCGGAAGACCGGGTGATCGACGCGTACATGGGTGACCCCCTCCGTCACCGCGTCCTGGTACAGGTCGCCGAGGTCGCCGACCAGTGCGACGCCACCTCCGGAGCGGACGAATTCATACTGCGGCGCGAGTCCGTCACACACCAGCGCCGGACGAGCCGTCAGGCCCTCCAACTGCACTCCGATGTCGAAGAGTTCACGCTGACTGGTTCCGACCGAACCGATACCGAGGGGATACTCGCACAGTTCCGCCAGGCTGATCCGATCCCGCCCGGCCAGTGCGTGGTCCAGGGGTACGACAGCGGCCAGGGGTATCACGACGGCGCATTCCACTCGTACGTCATGTTGCGGGCCCATCGTGTAGGTGGCGGCTACGTCGGCGATGCCCTCGACCACGCGGCGGGTCGCCTCCTGCCGGGGTACGACGTCGAGTCGGAAGGTCACGTCCGGGTGGTCCTGTCGGAAGGATGCCATCGCGCGCGGCAGGAGACGACGCCCGAATCCCTCCGAACAGACCACGTTGATGTGATGGGCATCGGCCCCGCGTCCGGTCCTCAACTCGTCGACGAGCGCGGCGGATTCGGCTTCGCTGCGGCGGGCGTGGGCCAGGAGCCGGGATCCCGCGTCGGTCATCGTCATCCCTCGGGGATGCCGGACGAAGAGAGCCACTCCCGTCCCGGACTCGAGCTTGGCGATCTGCCTGCTGATCGCGGAGGGAGCAACCTGCAGCTTCTGGGCGGCCTCGGTCACCGATCCCGTCCGGGCGACCTCGAGAAAGTACGCGAGGCTCACCGGCATGAGCTGCATCGTTCCTCCAGGACAGCTGGGTGGCGCCGCACCCTTTGACGTGGACGCCGGTTTGCCAAGAATAGAACGCAGGGTGCCACAAACGGCAATAGTCGCCGCCCGGAAACCGCCCTACGCTCCTGAGCCAGCACATCAACCCTCATCCGCCCCACCATCAGGAGAAGCCTCAGTGATTCCCAACAGCCTGGTCGAGAAGGCCGAGGAGTACGTCGACTCGGGCGTCTACTTCACCGACCTGAGCGCGATGGTCGCCTACCCCACCGAGAGCAGCCGACCTGAGGGCCACGTTGCCATTAAGGCATACCTGGATGAGGTTCTCGTACCAGCCCTGACCGAACTCGGTTGCTCCGTCACCGAGTACGCCAATCCGGACTCCTCCGGCGGCCCGTTCCTCGTCGGCACACGCGTCGAGTCCCCCGAACTCCCGACAGTGCTGTGCTACGGCCACGCGGACGTGGTGGACGGCCAGGCCGGCCGGTGGAGCGAGGGCCGGGATCCGTGGACCCTGACCGCGGAGGGCGACCGGTGGTACGGCCGCGGGTCAGCCGACAACAAGGGGCAGCACCTTGCCAACATCGCGGCACTGCGACTGCTGCTCGCCGAGCAGGGGTCGCTCGGCTTCAACCTGACCTTCCTGTTCGAGACCGGCGAGGAGATCGGCTCGCCCGGACTCGCCGAATTCGCCGCCGCGCACCGCGCGGAGCTGCGGGCCGATGTCCTGATCGCCTCGGACGGTCCACGTCTGGACGCCACGACGCCGACGCTGTTCCTCGGGTCGCGCGGAGGCGTCGGCATCATGCTCGACGTCGACCTGCGCCCCGACGCGTACCACTCGGGCAACTGGGGTGGTGTCATCCGCAATCCCGCCACCACCCTGGCCGGCGCGATCGCGAGCCTCGTCGACGGACATGGCCGCATCCAGGTACCCGCGCTGCTGCCGTCCGAACTCCCGGCCCCCGTCCGCGAGGCGCTCACCGATGTCGTGGTCGCGGGCAGCCCCGGTGACCCCGCGCCTGACGAGGGCTGGGGTGACACCACGCTGACCGCTGCCGAGCGGCTCTACGGCTGGAACACCCTTGAGGTCCTGTCACTGGGTGCGGCCGACATCGACCGCCCCGTCAACGCGATCCCCGGCCGCGCACGCGCCGTCCTGCAATTGCGGTACGTCGCGGGTACCGATGTGAGCCGAGCCCGGGAGATCGTCGCCGAGCATCTCTCCGACCACGGATACCCGATGGTCGACGTGACCGTCCTCGGCAGCTTCGCCGCCAGCCGGACAGCGCTGGACGACCCGTGGCTGCGCTGGGCCAAGGGAGCGCTCGAACAGGTCACCGACAAGCCGGTCGCCGTCCTTCCGAACATCGGCGGCTCCCTGCCCAACCACGTCTTCACGGACATCCTCGGCCTGCCGACCCTGTGGCTGCCGCACTCGTACCCGGGGTGCCTCCAGCACGCGCCCGACGAGCACATGCTCTCCTCGATCGCCCGCGAAGGCGTCGTTCTGGCGGCCACCTTGTTCCACGCCCTCGGCCATCCCTCGGCCGATCGTCCGCTCCCCGCACGCGCCGGGCTCGACCAGCCTGTCCCCGCCGACCACTCCGCCTGACGCCCACCAGCCCCGCGCCCACCGGAAGGAACCCCGCGATGACGGCCATCTCGCGTCAGCACACCCCGCAAGGGAACTCGACCGAAGCACCCCCACCCCCGAGACGGGTGTCCACCAAGCGAGCGGTCGCGGCGGCGACCATAGGCAACGCACTCGAATTCTTCGACCTCGCGGTCTATGCCCTGATGGCGGTCTACATCGGTCGGACATTCTTCCCCGCCGACAATCCCGGCGTCCAACTGGTCGAGGCGTACGCGGTGTTCGGCGTGACGTATCTGATCCGGCCCCTCAGCGGCCTGCTGATCGGCTCGTACGCCGACCGGCACGGGCGCAAGAAGGCCCTGATGCTGACGATCTGGCTGATGGTCCTCGGCACCTTCATGATCGCTTTCATGCCGGGCTACTCGACGCTCGGGTTCGTCGCGCCGGTGGGAGTCGTGATAGCGCGACTGATCCAGGGCTTCGGAGCCGGCGGAGAGTTCGGCGCCGC
This window contains:
- a CDS encoding VOC family protein encodes the protein MERVLGIGGYFLRAGDPAALSAWYRDCLGLDADEHGLWRQGAGPTVFAAFESGTDYFGSRTQQTMLNFRVRDLDAMLAQLRAKGADVAEGTQDMEGVGRFGWVTDPEGNRVELWQPA
- a CDS encoding ATP-binding protein; translated protein: MHASSGIAILYRHPRAAAEARTALHEIAPTGSSGADTAALLLTEVVSNAVRHGKGTAIRVAVGFDPSADVITGAVFDREPGMTSGDRAGLADEDQDMESGRGLDLLDAASQAWGVATAGDRGKWVWFQVPAT
- a CDS encoding sensor histidine kinase — encoded protein: MPRSVWQDATPSSLRRTDATVAAVAAVVGFGNSWVKPSNGLLTGAPTVTVALLSGAVGLLLWWRHKRTVVIGWLVVLCHLLLFTPTALAVALYTVGSTYPNRWRLLAWFAGLGCLSDAGALWLGGAWDFRGAAYSLALVVGPLVVGYAVALRRDLAVAAQAELATREREHVLLVEQARVNERSRIARDMHDVVAHRVGHIVLLAAALRVGAGSANREVADDAEQIRYEGRRALEELRAILGVLTPDRAGRSTPRAPQVDAGDLDDLVRSARRAGLHADLSMEGEPGSLPTLVQQTLYRTLQESLTNAAKYAPGAEVGIELRCGPDTVDLTVTNGPASGPPADELPSGGNGLLGLDERASLLGGELTAGPEGEGFRVELHLPIAPPDTM
- a CDS encoding response regulator, which gives rise to MVIHVLVADDSEIVRRGLSDILSSADDIHVVDQAWDGRSAVDAARRLRPDVALLDIRMPGMDGIAATRELQALPDPPRVLILTMFAEDEYVDEAVSAGASGFLLKDTPPEELLRSVRLVAAGKSTLDPSVTGRVMEQLAQHAVRLTTREQRALDSLTAREREILGLIGRGMSNADIGKELHASEGTVKNQVSRILSKIGADNRVQAARLAYRAGMER
- a CDS encoding maleylacetate reductase, whose product is MRFEHETLPQRVHFAPGDARAAVRTEVEQLSGTRVMVIATSREAERAKSVTADVPVVVHHDDVAMHVPLATAERAREAAARHDADVLVCVGGGSTTGLAKAVALTTGLPIVAVPTTYAGSEATSVWGLTEGGRKTTGVDARVLPRAIVYDATLTLTLPAPMSVASGLNALAHCVDSMWAPRADPVDRTLAGEGIRALAAGLPAIVTDPSCIEGREQLLYGAYLSAVAFSSAGSGLHHKICHVLGGRYALPHAQTHAVVLPYVLAFNAPAAPHAERRIAEAFGTGSALEGLRRLRRAVDAPTALRDYGLTEPDIDDAVPAILEAAPADNPRPVTADALRGLLRAAWKGADPATVGE
- a CDS encoding dioxygenase, yielding MDTVLASFRDTPDRRLKELMESLVRHLHGFIRDVRLTEAEWQQAVDFLTAAGRITTDRRQEFVLLSDVLGASMQTINVNHEAAGSATEATVVGPFFVDGAPEIPVGGDLAGGAPGEPCWVEGTVTDTDGKPVARARLDVWEADEDGLYDVQYGPDRTAGRGHLFTDDQGRYAFWGLTPTPYSIPHDGPVGELLEKTGRSPLRASHLHFKATAPGHRAVVTHIFVEGDQLLAQDAVFGVKDSLVKRFDRQAPGTPTPDGRALTHLSWTRVRFDIVLRRA
- a CDS encoding LysR family transcriptional regulator, which gives rise to MQLMPVSLAYFLEVARTGSVTEAAQKLQVAPSAISRQIAKLESGTGVALFVRHPRGMTMTDAGSRLLAHARRSEAESAALVDELRTGRGADAHHINVVCSEGFGRRLLPRAMASFRQDHPDVTFRLDVVPRQEATRRVVEGIADVAATYTMGPQHDVRVECAVVIPLAAVVPLDHALAGRDRISLAELCEYPLGIGSVGTSQRELFDIGVQLEGLTARPALVCDGLAPQYEFVRSGGGVALVGDLGDLYQDAVTEGVTHVRVDHPVFRQREAQVQTMLGRRLPWAAMEFTGLLVSLLDPPKPRG
- a CDS encoding M20 family metallopeptidase; this encodes MIPNSLVEKAEEYVDSGVYFTDLSAMVAYPTESSRPEGHVAIKAYLDEVLVPALTELGCSVTEYANPDSSGGPFLVGTRVESPELPTVLCYGHADVVDGQAGRWSEGRDPWTLTAEGDRWYGRGSADNKGQHLANIAALRLLLAEQGSLGFNLTFLFETGEEIGSPGLAEFAAAHRAELRADVLIASDGPRLDATTPTLFLGSRGGVGIMLDVDLRPDAYHSGNWGGVIRNPATTLAGAIASLVDGHGRIQVPALLPSELPAPVREALTDVVVAGSPGDPAPDEGWGDTTLTAAERLYGWNTLEVLSLGAADIDRPVNAIPGRARAVLQLRYVAGTDVSRAREIVAEHLSDHGYPMVDVTVLGSFAASRTALDDPWLRWAKGALEQVTDKPVAVLPNIGGSLPNHVFTDILGLPTLWLPHSYPGCLQHAPDEHMLSSIAREGVVLAATLFHALGHPSADRPLPARAGLDQPVPADHSA